One window of Deltaproteobacteria bacterium genomic DNA carries:
- a CDS encoding SDR family oxidoreductase — protein sequence MARIALVTGTSSGIGLGTAVALARAGFTVVATMRNLGKAAALQARAKADGVTLDVRQLDVQDEHSVDACVRDVLHGHGRIDVLVNNAGAGFLGTLEQTSFEDLRRTMDINFFGVWRVTRAVLPAMRTARSGRIISVTSIGGLIGQPFNDAYCAAKFAVEGWMESLAPVVKRLGIHVSLIEPGPVNTEFVAAVRASAAGRAELESEPYRPLLGAYIAGTQEAFATVGQTGDDVAAVIVQAATAELPHLRYVTSDVVRGLVARKYVDPTGDTVLAMSGARLP from the coding sequence ATGGCGCGCATCGCTCTGGTCACCGGCACGTCGTCAGGCATCGGGCTCGGCACGGCCGTCGCGCTCGCGCGCGCGGGCTTCACGGTCGTCGCGACCATGCGCAACCTCGGCAAGGCGGCGGCCCTCCAGGCCCGCGCCAAGGCGGACGGCGTGACGCTCGACGTCCGGCAGCTGGACGTCCAGGACGAGCACTCGGTGGACGCCTGCGTGCGCGACGTCCTGCATGGCCACGGGCGGATCGATGTGCTCGTGAACAACGCGGGCGCGGGCTTTCTCGGGACGCTCGAGCAGACGTCGTTCGAGGACCTGCGGCGGACGATGGACATCAACTTCTTCGGCGTGTGGCGCGTCACGCGGGCCGTGCTGCCGGCCATGCGCACCGCCCGCTCGGGCCGGATCATCTCCGTGACGAGCATCGGCGGCCTCATCGGTCAGCCCTTCAACGATGCCTACTGCGCCGCCAAGTTCGCCGTCGAGGGCTGGATGGAGAGCCTGGCGCCCGTGGTGAAGCGGCTCGGCATCCACGTGTCGCTCATCGAGCCCGGACCGGTGAACACGGAGTTCGTCGCCGCGGTCCGCGCATCGGCCGCCGGGCGTGCCGAGCTCGAGAGCGAGCCGTACCGGCCGTTGCTCGGGGCCTACATCGCCGGGACCCAGGAGGCGTTCGCGACCGTGGGCCAGACGGGAGACGATGTCGCCGCGGTCATCGTGCAGGCCGCAACGGCGGAGTTGCCGCACCTCCGCTACGTCACCTCCGACGTGGTCCGCGGCCTCGTGGCGCGCAAGTACGTCGATCCCACGGGGGACACGGTGCTGGCCATGTCGGGCGCACGGCTTCCCTGA